Proteins encoded within one genomic window of Diorhabda sublineata isolate icDioSubl1.1 chromosome 1, icDioSubl1.1, whole genome shotgun sequence:
- the LOC130451325 gene encoding uncharacterized protein LOC130451325, with translation MASVSWVGAAALLAGLVIIFGINSLIEQLSNSSNTETTSTTTSTQSTSTTLEANTTSDATTTATTDESTTVASTTASADSSTTIKTTTTDTNTSTTDANITTDANTSSTDAKTTTTDANTSSTDANTTTTTTTDANTSSTDANTTTTDANTTTTDANTSSTDANTTTTTTDANTSSTDANTSTTDASSTITDATTTTETITTTVTTTTTTTTSTISCPPVGKYSMNSSDCLSYYYCVYSNGNYVINYFECPAGRPFNEATGSCDSSLTCDS, from the exons ATGGCCAGCGTTTCGTGGGTCGGTGCTGCTGCACTTCTAGCAGGTCTCGTTATAATATTTGGG ataaaCTCATTGATCGAACAATTAAGCAATTCCTCTAATACAGAAACCACTTCTACAACAACAAGCACTCAATCAACATCGACAACATTAGAAGCGAACACAACAAGTGATGCTACTACAACAGCAACAACAGACGAAAGTACAACAGTTGCAAGTACTACAGCATCAGCAGATTCGAGTACAACAATAAAAACTACAACAACAGATACAAATACATCAACAACAGATGCAAATATTACAACAGATGCAAATACATCGTCAACAGATgcaaaaacaacaacaacagatGCAAATACATCGTCAACAGATGcaaatacaacaacaacaacaacaacagatGCAAATACATCGTCAACAGATGCAAATACAACAACAACAGATGCAAATACAACAACAACAGATGCAAATACATCGTCAACAGATGcaaatacaacaacaacaacaacagatGCAAATACATCGTCAACAGATGCAAACACATCGACAACAGATGCAAGTAGCACAATAACGGATGCCACAACAACGACTGAAACAATAACAACAACTgttacaacaacaacaacaacaacaacaagtACAATAAGTTGTCCACCTGTAGGGAAATATTCGATGAATTCATCTGATTGCTTATCGTATTATTATTGCGTTTACTCTAATGGAAATTATGtcatcaattatttcgaatGCCCCGCTGGTAGACCTTTTAACGAAGCTACAGGGTCGTGCGATTCATCACTTACATGCGATTCATAA
- the LOC130451318 gene encoding uncharacterized protein LOC130451318, whose protein sequence is MLNFTTVKENDNYVIREHKTLFCGAGPVLSQHYVVWPKLKRKQIEISINPLVQHVLKNCSDIEEDNLLGIIDEDSIFDDRNVEDITAEPFDKEDNTTKSIGAMYGNGELTRSIPDEIIGGGDQNDVVDVLEPAKDGNNTELPEKPIGNKIKKSLLARNFNCTLDGLGTCKEIRDKSRALIGTSNSTKISLGKWFFPDSVLAGPVDENRSFVLKVQILVNIKKQNNNSSIKYTEDENSTVFIVEEECLVVVQNENKTKRSTLHTGYNKESNPKKN, encoded by the coding sequence ATGTTGAACTTTACTActgttaaagaaaatgataattacGTTATCAGAGAAcataaaactttgttttgtGGTGCAGGACCCGTGCTATCTCAACATTACGTTGTTTGGCCCAAATTGAAACGGAAACAAATCGAAATCAGTATAAATCCTTTGGTACAGCACGTTTTGAAGAATTGTAGTGACATCGAAGAAGATAATCTATTGGGAATTATAGACGAAGATAGTATTTTTGATGACAGAAATGTCGAAGATATAACTGCGGAGCCATTCGATAAAGAAGATAATACAACGAAGAGTATCGGTGCCATGTATGGAAACGGGGAATTAACTCGAAGTATACCCGACGAAATAATCGGAGGCGGTGATCAAAATGATGTTGTAGACGTTTTAGAGCCTGCCAAAGATGGAAACAATACGGAATTACCCGAAAAACCGATaggaaacaaaattaaaaaatccttACTAGCTCGCAACTTCAATTGTACTTTAGACGGTCTTGGTACTTGTAAGGAAATAAGGGATAAAAGCAGAGCTCTTATAGGTACTTCTAATAGTACTAAAATCTCTTTAGGTAAATGGTTTTTTCCTGACAGCGTTCTGGCAGGTCCTGTTGACGAAAATCGTTCTTTCGTGTTGAAGGTTCAAATTctagtaaatataaaaaagcaaAACAACAATTCCTCTATAAAATATACTGAAGATGAAAATTCTACTGTATTTATAGTTGAAGAGGAATGTTTGGTTGtggttcaaaatgaaaataaaacgaaaagaaGTACTTTACATACCGGTTATAATAAAGAGTCTAACCCAAAGAAGAATTAA
- the LOC130450703 gene encoding uncharacterized protein LOC130450703 — protein MGMDRMMNENYGVDSVCTSAGKFAVDGDCYSYTWCVLYNGAYIENNFTCPTGRPFNSTTGICDSSSTCSNTTTTTNSTTTTNSTTFECTEAGKFSGSGCYNYYWCVYYNGYYILNNFSCPTGRPFNNATGTCDSTLTCS, from the exons ATGGGTATGGATAGGATGATGAATGAA AACTACGGCGTTGATTCCGTGTGTACATCGGCGGGGAAATTCGCCGTCGACGGCGATTGTTACAGTTACACTTGGTGCGTTCTATACAACGGCGCATACATCGAAAACAACTTCACTTGTCCAACTGGAAGACCTTTCAACAGTACGACCGGAATATGTGACTCTTCATCGACTTGTAGTAATACTACGACTACTACAAATTCAACTACAACTACGAATTCCACCACGTTTGAATGTACGGAAGCTGGAAAATTTAGCGGTAGCGgttgttataattattattggtgCGTTTACTATAATGGGTACTAcatattgaataatttcagtTGTCCAACGGGAAGACCTTTCAATAATGCCACGGGAACATGTGATTCTACTTTGACTTGTTCTTGA